CCATTATCAAGGGATTTATGTGATGATGTTCAAACACTGCCAAACGAACACCATTCTCACACTTCACATCAATTCCAGGTTTAACGACAACCGAGGAGAGATGGAAGCCGTTCATATACATAGAGATATTCCCAGGAGTGATGCGCCTACACATAATGCCGCCGCCTCGCCAGCTGAAGATCACAGCTTACCATATCAAAGTGGTCACCACTACCAAGGAAACTGTTCGGGAGGTCAAAGCCACGACTATAAGGCTCATGAATAATACTGATGAAGTCACGTACGACTTTAATTTCGTCGGATCGAACGGATCGTTCAGTTTCGTGGTGAAGCCCCTACATGACAAGTGTGTGACGAAGGACTACGTTTGTCAGGTTGTCGAGAGCCCGAGGATTATGATAAGTAAGTTCTTGCCGGTACAATTTTTGGAGCATCCACTGTTATGTTATAcgttaaagattttttaaatggtttGTGGCGATAATCTAAAGCAAATAgaaaaaattactaataaaGCTGTTTGATAGTAGAGTGTCCAACgtaaacaaataacttaaaattttaatatcatcatcatacCCTTGCCCTTATActtaccaattattttatttgtggtcggCGCAACATACCTTcctcttccatacctttctatcggacgtcatctcacaagaaacacaatTTGCAGCCAAATCGTCTTTTACAAAATCCATCGATCGTTGTTgtcataaataacttaaaatagttatttactaCTATTGTAGTATTTTCTTGGTATCTTACGGCTTAAGCCAACTATCTTGTTCCATAATTTCcttattatctttaattttcttaaattctaTCATCGATTCCAGGCAGCGAACCGCAAACCCTGAACATCTGTATAGCCAGTGTGACAGCCCTGGTCGTGGCGACTCTCTTCGCGTACTACATCGCGCTGCGTCTCATCAGGCGCTACTGGTGCAACGACAGATACAAACTGGCTATGGGTATGTTAATAGTGTTGTCATTGTTTAGTGTTAACCGCCTGTTAAAGGCTGATAGGTGTGGGAGAAATACGacacgaatattttttaatttaacttatacCATATTGCATACAGAAACGTACATTGATTGACTCCCTCATTAATGATGCAGGAAATGTAAAAAGGTACATCTCTATTCTGTACTCACGTAAGAATTTCGGCTCCTTTTCAGCTCCGATCTGGCCGGTAATAACCAATATAGTTGCGTGACCAGATATaatgtaattaacatttataacgTATCACGAAACTCATAATACACTGACTAAATATGTTTTCCGTAATTTACTTGTTTAGTCACAGTAATTATACGATTATTTCTAGTGAATGTATTATTTTCAGGCATCGAAATACCGATCCCACCGAAGATCCTCGTCGCGTACTCTCCCACGAACCGCCTCCACGCCGAGTGCGTCTCGTCCTTCGTCGCTTACCTACGATCTGAGTACGGCTTTGAGGTCATGTTCGACGGCGACATCTCTCTCACATCACACGGCGACCCCTACATCTGGGCCGAGGAAGCCTTCAGGTTAGCCTCCCATGTCCTATACATCGTCGGACCCCCGGTAGAAACAAACCTTTACAACAACATCTATGACAAACCCATCATAAGCCCTCTTAAAGACGTTGACACTCTACTGCTCTCTTTTATCAAAGCCACCAGAGCCCAAAAAAGCTCAAAGGAAATAATCAACATCAGGTTCAACCACTCCAGCATGCAAACTCCGATCGAAACATCGTTTGCCCCGAAATTCAAGCTCATAGAGGAATGGAATAGCCTCATATCGTTTTTATCCAAAAACTTATTTCCGAAAAGGCAAATTATGCGCACTGAGAAGGGCAGGTGCTTTTTGGACGACTTGGCTAGGGCTGATGAATTGTTAGGTGGGAAGAAGGACGATTTGTATGTGCAATGCGAGAGGAATAAGAATTTTGAGAAAAAGATATTGTTGTAAGTTGATATTGTACTGGTTTATGGGCACAGTTTAGGATGGGCGACTGTCAAGAGGTGGGATAGTTACAATTCGGGGTCCTTTGTATTTCTTAATACTTCGATAGATGATGTTGCTGTCAGTACTATGACGCGATTGTTAACCGCCACTCTGTTAAATGACTAAAAGATTTCGAGGAATCCCGAACTGTTGTAGACTTGCACCTGTTTGACGCGTACGGATAGCAACGAAAACTAAAGATTGTAAAAATcttgaaagtatacaaaaagTTTTGCGTTGCTAACTGTggttgaataaatattgttggactaaataataatatgtcttgTTTTCAATGTTGTgtagttacataaaatattaatgtttaatagtATTTACCAAAATTTTCATTGTTCATGTAATGTCCCCTTTTCTATCTAGTTTCTCGTCTATCCTGTTATTTAAGATAGCGATAAGACTGCGATACAAACTGCATTTAAACTATTTCATTatgttaccaaaataaaaaataaaaataataaaaacaatttttaaagcAAAGTCACATTGCTTGACTATTTTAGTTAACTAAAATTAGGAAAAGAAATGTTATATCAAtactcatattattatttagtcgACAAACtatatgatatatatttttcgatCAAAAGTTCAGTATAAAGGTTTATTtagtgttacataatataagaaaaatataaattgaatttgataatatatttatcgaTGTAATACGTTGAAAAACAATGTCTGTGCAGGGCGTATACATGGCACTCCCGAAACGTATTTTCTTTGATAAGTAGATACATTATTCCGTTGCGATAAGGACGTAATCTTCAATGTATATCTGTCCCTCTTGCACAAAGATTGTATATAATGCTCTCCCTCTTTATTTCGCAACGAAATTATAAACCTAAGATTAAGTTGACTCCGATTAGCCTATTCTTTTATTCCGGCCCACAAAGAGATCTGTTATGAAGTGATAATTTTCTCTTTTTGAATTGTTTGTTAGTCGGCCAGtagtcacatttattttttaaatgtacaagAGATAGAGTACCAAAGATACAGTATGAGCTCTTTTGGGCCCGAAACAAAGAATAGATCTGATTAGGTTTATGTTGTTTTTAGTCACGTGTTGTTAATTAATCGTGCAATAAAAAATAGCATTTATATACCCTACAGTAAGGTTAAGT
The window above is part of the Trichoplusia ni isolate ovarian cell line Hi5 chromosome 11, tn1, whole genome shotgun sequence genome. Proteins encoded here:
- the LOC113498993 gene encoding uncharacterized protein LOC113498993, producing the protein MWGSAVFFVFVCFLQYVAGFSQLCGNRSEVSCTTEILGQNHVDYDMCKMKVYQPDSPECGAMTFGPLSPNTHIGGVVLKPYIMTMLHYDNINPFAMNHTVLNITFNNIKWKTMKFRFQDKYRDMKNHCRNIMISNDVTIDDQSVLYYDCYWPKTDDKDGQSHILDFEATTDDGSVNRGQYYFNIPSAEMLSLTTTEERWKPFIYIEIFPGVMRLHIMPPPRQLKITAYHIKVVTTTKETVREVKATTIRLMNNTDEVTYDFNFVGSNGSFSFVVKPLHDKCVTKDYVCQVVESPRIMISSEPQTLNICIASVTALVVATLFAYYIALRLIRRYWCNDRYKLAMGIEIPIPPKILVAYSPTNRLHAECVSSFVAYLRSEYGFEVMFDGDISLTSHGDPYIWAEEAFRLASHVLYIVGPPVETNLYNNIYDKPIISPLKDVDTLLLSFIKATRAQKSSKEIINIRFNHSSMQTPIETSFAPKFKLIEEWNSLISFLSKNLFPKRQIMRTEKGRCFLDDLARADELLGGKKDDLYVQCERNKNFEKKILL